DNA sequence from the Lysinibacillus sp. OF-1 genome:
ACTCTTGAAAAATACATATGACTATTTTTCATAATCAGCATTATGCTTATGTATGCCGATACTATTGAAGGATAAAACTTATCTCAATCGAGGTAAGTTTTTTTCATGGATTAAACTTTTTCCCTCTACTCGCACGTCTAGATAGTGTATACAATTTGACAATGTTAAAAAAGGAGCTTCTTTGGACATGAAAACAAGAAATGCATTTCAACATGAAGAGGTGTTTGTCCAATTCATTCGTGAACAAAAAGAGCGTTTTTATATGCTCGCGTATAGCTATACAAAAAATGAACAGGACGCACTAGATGTTGTACAGGACAGTATCCAAAAAGCCATGCTCTCATTAGATCGACTTGAAAATGTGACCTATATGAAAAGCTGGTTTTACAAAATAGTTGTCCGTACGGCCATTGATTTTTTGCGTAAGCATAAACGCTTACAAGTAACAGATGATGATACATTACAATATTTAACGCCAGCTCAAGAGGATGTTTATGAGAATGTAGACTTGGAGCATGCGTTGGATGAGCTCCCACAAATGTATCGTGAGGTTGTCATTCTCCATTATTTTGAGGATTTAAAGCTCGCTGACGTAGCGAACATCCTTGATATTAAGTTGAGTACAGCCAAATCGCGTCTTTATAAAGCGTTAAAACTATTGAAAATACAATTGGAAGATGTGAAGGGAGAAACTGCACATGGATAAAAAA
Encoded proteins:
- a CDS encoding sigma-70 family RNA polymerase sigma factor, which encodes MKTRNAFQHEEVFVQFIREQKERFYMLAYSYTKNEQDALDVVQDSIQKAMLSLDRLENVTYMKSWFYKIVVRTAIDFLRKHKRLQVTDDDTLQYLTPAQEDVYENVDLEHALDELPQMYREVVILHYFEDLKLADVANILDIKLSTAKSRLYKALKLLKIQLEDVKGETAHG